Proteins from one Methanococcus maripaludis C5 genomic window:
- the mcrB gene encoding coenzyme-B sulfoethylthiotransferase subunit beta yields MVKYDDKISLYDAKGNLVADNVPLEAISPLYNPTIKNMVKNIKRTVAVNLAGIESTLAAGKIGGKGCQVPGRTLDISAVSNAQAIADEVEKILKVSEDDDTAVKLVNGGKQLAVQVPTARLEVAAEYSVSMLSTAMALKEALIKTFDIDMFDGSTVHAAIVGNYPQVMDYAGGNIASLLGAPSNMEGLGYALRNIPVNHAVATTKKNMMNAIAFSSVMEQTATFEMGDAVGSFERQHLLGLAYQGLNADNLVIDFIKANGKGTVGSVVETVVERAIADGVIVVDKTMSSGFNMYKPADVNKWNAYAAAGLVAAVAVSCGAARAAQNVASVILYFNDILEYETGLPGVDYGRSMGTAVGFSFFSHSIYGGGGPGIFNGNHVVTRHSKGFAIPPVCAAMCADAGTQMFSPETTSGLVGAVYSAFDEFREPMKYVIEGALSIKDQF; encoded by the coding sequence ATGGTAAAGTATGATGATAAGATCAGTTTGTACGATGCGAAAGGAAACCTAGTAGCCGACAATGTACCATTAGAAGCTATTAGCCCATTATATAATCCTACCATCAAAAACATGGTAAAGAACATTAAAAGAACCGTTGCTGTAAACCTCGCTGGTATTGAAAGTACCTTAGCTGCAGGTAAAATCGGTGGAAAAGGATGCCAAGTTCCAGGAAGAACTTTGGACATATCCGCAGTAAGCAATGCTCAGGCTATTGCTGACGAAGTAGAAAAAATCTTAAAAGTATCCGAAGATGACGATACAGCAGTAAAATTAGTTAACGGCGGAAAGCAGTTAGCTGTGCAAGTTCCAACCGCAAGATTGGAAGTAGCTGCAGAATACTCAGTATCAATGCTTTCAACCGCTATGGCATTGAAAGAAGCACTTATTAAAACATTCGACATTGACATGTTCGATGGTTCAACAGTGCACGCTGCAATTGTTGGTAACTACCCACAGGTTATGGATTACGCAGGCGGTAACATTGCGTCACTTTTAGGTGCACCTTCAAACATGGAAGGTTTAGGTTACGCTTTAAGAAATATTCCGGTTAACCACGCGGTTGCTACAACCAAGAAAAACATGATGAACGCTATTGCATTCTCATCAGTTATGGAACAGACTGCAACATTCGAAATGGGTGACGCAGTAGGATCATTCGAAAGACAGCATTTACTTGGTTTAGCTTACCAAGGATTAAACGCTGATAATTTAGTTATTGACTTTATTAAAGCAAATGGAAAAGGAACTGTTGGTTCAGTTGTTGAAACAGTTGTTGAAAGAGCAATTGCTGACGGCGTAATTGTTGTTGACAAAACAATGAGCTCAGGATTCAACATGTACAAACCAGCTGACGTAAACAAATGGAATGCTTACGCAGCAGCAGGTTTAGTTGCAGCAGTTGCAGTAAGCTGTGGTGCAGCAAGAGCAGCACAAAACGTTGCTTCAGTTATTTTATACTTCAACGATATTCTAGAGTACGAAACCGGTTTACCTGGTGTTGACTACGGTAGATCAATGGGTACTGCAGTAGGATTCTCATTCTTCTCACACTCAATCTACGGTGGCGGTGGACCTGGTATCTTCAACGGTAACCACGTTGTAACCAGACACTCCAAAGGATTCGCTATTCCTCCAGTATGTGCGGCAATGTGTGCAGATGCAGGTACACAGATGTTCTCCCCTGAAACTACTTCAGGATTAGTTGGTGCAGTATACTCAGCATTCGACGAATTCAGAGAACCAATGAAATACGTAATTGAAGGAGCTTTAAGCATTAAAGACCA
- the mmp10 gene encoding methyl coenzyme M reductase-arginine methyltransferase Mmp10 (Mmp10 (methanogenesis marker protein 10) is a cobalamin-requiring radical SAM methyltransferase that creates the methylarginine modification to methyl coenzyme M reductase.): MNQKFGFNNIDVGFGFEDNEDNNADDKSQILIDLKGEPGKNCGGFCKFCYFRKVNFNNPKPLGCGQCTFQIGCDYCTNSIREINGNFIPIPFAVEQVQNALLFKKYEKVNITSGGDTSYYPYLEDLCKIINEMGLKIHLGYTSGKGLNGIESAKYLVKSGVEEVTFSVFSTDPKLREEWMNDKNPEQSLECLKYFCETCETHCAIIVVPGVNDGEVLKNTISDLVSWGANAVILMRFANKVENGLIFENEPLIEDINVQSVEEFGKLVKEMYELFGNNIRISGTPVYDPITNTPFAIYYEDEVLNELRSKIKAEATIITGNVSFIYLSKIFENTPIKVISVNKDIADLITKKDLESVDLSEVTDTVLYPENAIVHERDAEDIFTKDGMKRIVLRGIDKLTMDGEVSGIFTKEEAIEFEVNAFNELIEKINFFGNPI; encoded by the coding sequence ATGAACCAAAAGTTTGGATTTAATAATATCGATGTGGGTTTTGGCTTCGAGGATAACGAAGATAACAACGCAGATGATAAATCACAAATATTAATTGACCTCAAAGGAGAACCCGGAAAGAATTGTGGGGGTTTTTGTAAATTTTGTTACTTTAGAAAAGTTAATTTTAATAATCCTAAACCTTTAGGTTGTGGGCAGTGTACCTTCCAGATAGGATGCGACTACTGCACAAATTCGATAAGAGAAATCAACGGAAACTTTATCCCGATACCATTTGCAGTTGAACAGGTTCAAAATGCATTATTATTCAAAAAATATGAAAAAGTAAACATTACAAGTGGTGGTGATACCAGTTACTACCCCTATCTTGAAGATCTATGCAAAATAATCAATGAAATGGGTTTAAAGATACATTTAGGATATACTTCCGGTAAGGGATTAAACGGCATCGAGTCGGCAAAATATCTTGTAAAATCGGGTGTTGAAGAAGTTACCTTCTCAGTTTTTTCGACGGATCCAAAACTTAGGGAAGAATGGATGAACGATAAAAATCCAGAACAATCTCTCGAATGTTTGAAGTATTTCTGCGAAACTTGTGAAACCCACTGTGCGATAATCGTAGTCCCCGGAGTGAATGACGGAGAAGTATTGAAAAATACGATTTCAGATCTCGTTTCATGGGGTGCGAATGCCGTAATACTGATGAGATTTGCAAATAAAGTTGAAAATGGGTTAATATTTGAAAATGAACCATTAATCGAAGATATAAATGTTCAAAGTGTCGAAGAATTTGGAAAATTGGTAAAAGAGATGTATGAATTGTTTGGAAATAACATAAGAATTTCTGGAACTCCAGTATATGACCCGATAACAAACACTCCGTTTGCAATTTATTATGAAGACGAAGTTTTGAATGAGTTGCGATCTAAAATCAAAGCAGAAGCAACCATAATTACTGGAAATGTTTCTTTTATATATTTAAGTAAAATTTTTGAGAATACGCCGATAAAAGTTATTTCAGTAAACAAAGACATTGCAGATTTAATTACAAAAAAAGACTTAGAATCAGTTGATCTTTCAGAAGTAACCGATACGGTACTTTATCCTGAAAATGCAATCGTTCATGAAAGAGATGCAGAAGATATATTCACAAAAGATGGAATGAAAAGAATTGTCTTAAGGGGGATCGATAAACTAACAATGGATGGGGAAGTTTCAGGAATTTTCACAAAAGAAGAAGCAATAGAATTTGAAGTAAATGCCTTCAATGAATTAATTGAAAAGATAAATTTCTTTGGAAATCCTATTTAA